The Bacillus sp. F19 DNA segment AAAGGAATCATTACACCTGAGATGGAGTTTATAGCCATTCGTGAAAACATGGACCCTGAATTCATTAGAAGTGAAGTTGCGAGCGGCAGAGCCATTATACCTGCAAACATCAATCATAGAGAAAGTGAACCTATGATCATAGGCAAACATTTTCATGTCAAAATTAATGCAAATATAGGAAACTCAGCAGTAACCTCATCCATTGAAGAAGAAGTTGAAAAAATGACATGGGCAATCAAATGGGGTGCTGACAACATCATGGATTTATCGACAGGCAAAGATATTCACACCACCCGGGAATGGATTATCAGAAATTCTCCAGTACCAGTTGGAACTGTGCCCATCTACCAGGCGCTTGAAAAAGTAAAAGGAATTGCTGAGGATTTAACCTGGGAAGTGTACAGAGATACCTTAATTGAACAGGCGGAACAAGGGGTCGATTACTTTACAATCCATGCAGGTGTTTTGCTGAGGTATATCCCTCTTACAATTAAAAGAACAACCGGGATTGTATCAAGAGGAGGATCCATTCTTGCTGGATGGTGCTTAGCCCACCACGAAGAAAACTTTCTCTATACCCATTTTGAGGAGATTTGCGAGATTTTAAAACGATATGATATTTCCATTTCATTAGGCGATGGCCTGCGTCCCGGATCGATTGCAGATGCAAATGATGAAGCACAATTTGCAGAATTAGAGACACTTGGAGAACTTACAAAAATCGCATGGAAACATGATGTTCAGGTAATGATTGAAGGTCCAGGCCATGTTCCGATGCACATGATTCGTGAAAATGTAGAAAAACAGCAGGAAATTTGCCATGAGGCACCTTTTTATACCCTTGGACCATTAACGACAGATATTGCACCAGGCTATGATCATATCACTTCAGCTATAGGTGCAGCGATGATCGGCTGGTTCGGAACGGCGATGCTTTGCTATGTGACGCCGAAAGAGCATTTGGGATTGCCCAATAAAGATGATGTTCGCGAAGGAGTCATTGCCTATAAAATTGCTGCTCATGCCGCTGATCTCGCCAAAGGACATCCAAATGCACAGTATAGAGACGATGCCCTGTCTAAAGCCAGATTTGAATTTCGCTGGGAAGATCAATTTAATTTATCCCTTGATCCTGACCGGGCAAAGGAATATCATGATGAAACGTTACCTGCCGAAGGAGCTAAAACCGCTCATTTCTGCTCGATGTGCGGACCGAAGTTCTGCTCGATGAGAATTTCCCACGATTTAAGAAATACTGTTAAAGAACAGGAAATTGAAGAAGGACTGAAACAAAAGTCAAAAGAATTTGTTGAAAACGGTTCGGCTATTTATCAGTAGGACGATTTAGGCTGTGAACGTTCTGCCGATTCATTGAATCATTTTAGGGCCGAACCTTGTATTACTTTCCAAACCGGTCCATTTACTGTCCGGAATGCCCTCAATACTGGTGAAAAACAGGAAAATACTTTCTAATTTGAATTAAATACTTTCTTTTTTACAAAAATCTCCTAATCCATATAAAAACAGCGGAATGCATGCATTCCGCTGTTTTCTTCTATTACTGCATCGCCTGCAAACCAGCCTGATTCAAGAAGTTCCACGGCTTGTTGTAATGAGGCTGGAAGAAGAAGTCGACATAGCCAAGCTCATCAATCGTCATGCGATTTTGGATGCAGACAGATAAAGTGTTGATTGATTGAGTCAGATCCGCTTTTGACATCACTTGTGCACCTACAATTCTTCTTGTCTCTTCTTCATAAATGACTTTTAAAGTGACAGGTTCATAGGATGGCATAAACTCAGGGCGATCGTTCTCTAAGATTGTGATACTTTTCACATTCATATCCATAAAAGAAGCGGCTGTTTCTGTCATGCCTGTTGAAGCGATATTATTTTCATAAATTTTAATGCCTGATGTACCTTGAGTCCCCATATATTTAATCGTTTTCTTCACTAAGTTTTTTGCGGCTAATGTTCCCATCCGGACGGCATTTGTAGCTAATGGAATATAAGCATGCTTCCCGGTTGGATTATAGAGAATCGCACAGCTGTCGCCTGCTGCAAAGATATCTTCATTGCTTGTTTGCATATACTCATTTACGATTATAGCGCCATTATCCAGCATATCAACTTGCCCTTGAAGCAAACCTGTATTCGGCTTAAATCCTATGCAAAGAACAACTAGATCTGTCTCGTACGCGCCTTTGGTTGTTACTACTTTTGAAACATTGCCGTTTTCGCCTTCGAATTTGCTGACTGTTTCTCCCAGAGCAAGAGTAATGCCGCGATTTTTAAATTCTTCTTCAATGACTTCTGTATATTCCTGATCTAGATATTTACTTAAAATACGGTCTGAACTGTCTATTAAAGTAACTTCTTTTCCGTATGATTCAAACGCTTCTACAAGCTCAATCCCAATATAGCCTGCCCCGACTACTGTTATTTTCTGTGCATCCTTCGCTTTTTCAATAATTTTATTTGCGTGGTTAAAGTTTTTAGAAAGGACGATATTATTTAATTGAATTCCCGCAAGTGGAGGCACGATCGGCCATGAACCTGTTGTCATCACTAATTTATCATACGTATCTTCGAACGTTTCCCCTTTTTCAAGGTTTTCAGCTGTCAGTGTTTTCGCTTCTGAATCAATAGAAGTTACGGCATGCTTCATTTTCATCGTAACTCCCATGTTCTCAAGTTCTTGAGGTGAAGAGTAAAATAAGCCCTGTGCGTCCTGAACAACTCCTCCTACATATAATGCGATGCCGCAAGATAAGAATGAAACATTATCATTTTTTTCATAAACGGTAATTTTTGCTTCCGGATAAAGCTTCGTCATATTTGAAACTGCTGCTGTTCCAGCATGTGTACATCCAATAACCGCGATTTTCATAAGTGTAGTTCCTCCTTGAGAATTGCTTGTGAATAATTCCACATTATATTGTGAAGTAATTCACATACATTACTTAATGCATATTATATTCCCTTATTTTCAAAAACACAAGAAATATTGTGAAGTTTTTCACATAAAGATTTTCCTCATTTATACCTATTTATACCTATTTATACCTATTTATACCTATTTATACCTATTCATCATCCAATAGTCATGGTAGAATTTTTACAATACTCTGAAAGGTGAACGCGGGGTTTTTTAAATGAAATCAACAATAGAAATCTGCAGGCATATCCTTCTTTTTCTCTTAATTGTTCTATCTCTCATTCTAGTCGTTCTATTTCCAAGAGATGTTGAAATAAGAGCTGAGGGCAAAGCACAGACTGTCATATTCGACTATCAATTTTCATGGTCTGACTATCAAGAAAACATAACATCCTTTTTCAGCGGTCTTTATGAGGAAAAAAGCTTTGGACTGACTAAATATGAACGGACTGTGGAAGAAGAATTGAAACTGTATTTTTCAAGAAGCATAAAAATCATTGTTACTGCTCTCATCCTGAGCTTGTTTTTCGGAATTCTGAAAGGAGTTTATGATGCAACGCACCCAAATCCGCTCGGAATGATTTTTGGAAAAGGATTCACATGGGTGCTGCAGGCCATCCCTGATTTCTTTCTGTTTCTTTGTTTACAGTGGGTGCTCATCATCTATTTCAGGGACTATGTCGATATTTTTGGACATGAGAACAGGTACAGTTTTTTCTATCCAGCTCTATTGGTGTCCATTTACCCTGCCCTGTACATAAGCCGCATTACTGCTGCATCCTTTCAGGAACAGGCAGGCAAGCAATATATTACGGTTGCCCATTCAAAAGGGCTGCCGCAGGCTGTTATCACGTTTAAGCATGTTTTTAAAAACAGCGCAGTCCAAATCCTGAATCATACAAGTTCAATGATGATCTATCTTCTTTCTAATCTATTGCTTGTAGAATATCTGCTCGATTACAAAGGGGCTGCATACCGTCTATACGAAGCATTTCATGTAACGCCTGTCTTAAGTGTTGGTTTGAACACAGCAATAGAGCAAAATGTCATCATCGTATTTGGCACTTGTTTCATGATTATGGTCCTTATTGTTCAAATCACGAGCGGACTTATTAAAAGAATGATAGATCCAAGGGAGGGGCATGAGAAATAAAACACTATTATTCGGAAGCGTTATGCTTGCTGCTATTCTATTGATTTCTCTGATAGGTCCTCTTTTCCCCTTTGTGCAAGCAGGGATAGAAGAACAGAGAATGGTTTTTATAAACAGCACCACCTATGAACGGGCACCATTCCCTCCCTCACTGCAGCATCCCTTTGGATCTGATGATGATGGGAGAGACATTCTCAGCCTCATTATCATGGGAGCAAAAGACACACTGCTCCTAATTTTCAGCATTACGGCCATAAGATATCTCTCTGCCGTCGTACTTGCTTTTTTAGAATCCAGCAAAAAAAGTCCGTTCCGTCTTCTGATTTATGGCTTAAACGGTTTTGCAGCAAGTCTTCCCTTAATTTTTGCAGCCATTCTTTTTATTACAATGCCGATGTTTACCTTCAGCCCCAATCGCGTAATCTGGGTTATTCTCTTTCTCTCACTGACTGATGCAGGCAGAGTTGCTTTTATTATTCAGCAATCGATAAGCAGCCTTTCTCATTCTCAATTTGTAGAAGCAGGAGTAACTGTCGGCAATAACGCATTGGGACTTTTCATTCGCTATTACCTGCCAAATTTATTGCCGGACCTGATCGTTCAATTTTTTATGGACCTCGGAAAAGTTGCGCTTTTGTTAGGACAGCTCGGGATTCTATCTATTTTTGTCACACAGGTTTTTGTTCAGACTACCTATGGATATGGCGGACTGCAAAATACGAGCCTGAATTGGTCTACTCTTCTCGGCATGGCGAGATCAGATATATTAAGAGGTTTCTGGATTCCATTTTTTCCTGCACTCTCCCTGACATTTCTGATTTTCACCTTTAACATGATCAGTGAAGGTCTCAGACAGCATTTCAGCCGTGCTTAAACGATATAATAATAGCAAATGCCTGACTGAAGGGACAGTCAGGCACCTTTTTATATTTGGTCTTTATCAAACCATCCCTTACGTTTAAACCAAATAAACATCATGAAACTCAGAAAGCCCATTCCGCCAAGCACATAAAAATAACCGTACTCCCACCTGAGTTCAGGCATGTTCTCAAAATTCATTCCATATACCCCCGCTATAAATGTCAGCGGCATAAATATTGTTGTAATTACAGTCAGCGTCATCATGACAGTATTTGCACGATAAGAGTTGACTGAGATATAATTTTCTCTTATTTCAGCTGTGAAATCCATATTGGCAGAAATCAGCTCGGACAGCTTTATTAGATGGTCATATACATTCATGAAATACGTTCTTTCACTCTTTGGGATACTCAGTCTTTCTGAATTTAATAGCCGGTAAAGCAAATCTCTCATTGGAAAAATGGTCCGCTTTAGCTTAAGCAACCCTGAACGCGTTTCAAAAACCTGCTTCATTATCTCCTTTATTCTGAATTCCCCGCTCTCAAGCGCATTCAGCGTCTCTTCCATTTCTGTTATACGCGGAAAATAGAAATCAACCAGTTTATCCAGCAATTCATAAAAGACATAATTGGGTGTAAGAGATTTCACATGATTTACTTGCTTTATTTTTTCATAAAGAAGCTCTGTTTCTTCTGACTGATGTAAATGAAAGGTCACAATATACTTATCAGACAAGAAAACATCCAGTTCCTCGGCCTCCATTGTTTCTTTATTGATAGAATGGAGAACGAAGAAATGATACCCGTCATAATAGTCAAGCTTTGGCCGCTGCAAAAAATGAAAACAGTCCTCAATTGCAAGAGGATGAAAATTAAAAAGATCCTTTAACAATTTCCCTTCCCAATCTTTTTCAGGGTAAATATCAAGCCAGACCATTTTATATGAATCAAGTGAAAAATTCTTTAAATCGACTGAATGAATGAGACTGCCGCTATGATCGACTGCCATCGTCTTAATCAAAATGTTCCATCTCCTTTAAATTGACACATCCCGCTTCGTAAAAGCAGCCCAGGCTGCTGCAAAAAAGATGCATAAATAAATACATAAAACAGCAATTGAAAAGCCCATTGTTGTTCCCTCAAATAACGGCCTGTTCCCTTCAAGATGCTGCTTGAGGCTGGTGTTGGCAAACAAGATGTATTTTCCCCACTCAAGGTTATAATGGGCAAGCAGCTGAACGAAGGTTTTACCTGAAAACGTGATGAACATCGATAGTCCAATAGCGAGAGAGCTGTTTCTGAATACCGCAGAAATCATAAAAGCGAACGTTGTTATCATGATCATCTCAATCAAAACGGTAAGATAGTTCAGGCTGATGCCTTTCATTAACTCTGTATCGCCCGTTCCGCCGGCTGTCCCAAAGAAAAGCAGTCCGAGCAAAACAGACAGGGCAATATAGAAGAGTAAAAAGTACAATCCGAACAAAACAGAAGTGATGTATTTCGACAGGAGAATTTTCGTGCGGATTACAGGGCGGATTAGCAGGAACTTAATGGTTCCCCACGAAAATTCATTTGCCACAATAGCTCCAGCAATTACAAGTGAAAAAAAGGGCAGAACAAATAAGAAGCCTGTAGTCAGCGATACATACCCCAGTACATTTTCATCTGTTCCTGCGCCGGAAAACATTCGTTTTGAAATGACTGCCATTAATATACTGATCACAGCAAGTGTAATAAAAAGGACATTGGTGCTTTTCTGAAAAAGCAATTTCATATGCTCGATTTTAATTAACTTCATCATGAAGCATTTCCTCCGTAAGCTCGATAAAGGAGTCTTCCAATGACTTATAAACAGGCTGTATGGAATAGACATCTATCTTTCCTTGCACGAGAATTTGATTAATCTTTGGGATATCTTCTTTCTTAATGAATAGAGAGATGCCGTTATTGTATATGGATGCGGAGTATTCAGGCTTTAAAATTTGCAAAGCTCGTTCTCCCTCAGATAATTCAAACCGCACCTTTAGGAGTTCATCTTTCTGACTTCCAATCTCATTTACTGCAGCGATTTGCCCCCTTCTAATAATGGCAGCTCTTGTACACAGCTCCTCTACTTCCTTGAGAAGATGAGATGCAATGATAACGGAGACATTCTCTTTTTCGCAAAGATCTCTTAAATAGGTTCTAAGCTCCCTGATGCCTGATGGATCTAGTCCGTTTGTGGGTTCATCCAGGATAAGCAGCTTAGGTTTATGTAAAATGGCCTGTGCAATGCCAAGGCGCTGTCTCATCCCAAGCGAGTACGTTCCCACTTTGTCGTGAATCGCATCCTTCAAATGAACAAGACCGACAACGTCTTCAATCCTCTTTTTACTGATATCTCCATGCATATCAGCAAAGTGCGAAAGGTTCTGATAACCAGTCATAAATGGATAAAATTCCGGGTTTTCCACAATGGCTCCCGCATGTGAAATTGCTTTTTCAAACTCGCTGTGCACAGAGTGCCGATTGATTCTGATTTCTCCGGAATCAATCTTAATAAGTCCAAGGATCGCCCTGATTAATGTCGTTTTTCCAGAACCATTAGGACCAAGCAGTCCAAATATTTCTCCTTCATATACGTCTAAGGAAATTTGATGAAGCAGCTGCTTTTGCCCAATCGACTTGTCCAGATTTTTTACGCTAAGAATGACCTTCTCCATGAAGCATTCCTCCTCATATCAACAGTATATACCGTACTATGAAGATTCGAAAAGAAGGATGGCAGGGAACGGCAAATAAGAAAAGCCCATGCGACCGTTTCCGGCAGAAAAGTCCGGGTTTGATATTTTTAACGGATTTGTTCTGGCCGAGGAGTTGGGTAATAGGGCTGAACTTCCATGCACAAAATTATTACCCATTTATTCTAATAGTATTTGCTGATGAATATAAAAAACTAAAAGGGAGCACGCTTGGCATCGAAATGGCAAAAGCACGCTCCCTGTTCTAAACTTTATCTCAACTAAGCTCTTCTCTATTTCACTTTTAAGCGTTTACGCTTTTAAGCGATAAAGTAACTGTCTTAATAATATCTCTCTTATTGAATAGCGTCAAGGTCTTTTTTATATTAATGTCTAATGAAAAGAGACCCGCGCAAGCTTGGTCTCACTTAAGATTACATTTGATCATTCTTTTTTGCAGATGCTGTTTTACTCAGAGAATTCACGTTTTCCTGCACCTTCGTGCTGTAAGTGAAATCGCCATAGCAGTAAGGATAGCGGAAGTTCCCTTTATCTCCTCCGCAGTTGTAGATATCCGGCTGTTTTTTTACCTGTATCATCGAAAATTCTTTTGCAAGGTCCTCGCTGTGCTTTCCGCCATTTTTTACAATAAAGTCAATGTAGCCGGTTCCCATATTATAAGCTTGAATGACTGTCAGCTCGTCCACATTTCGTTCTTTTCCGTACTGTAAGCTTTTTTGAAAATATTTGACGCCCTGCTCAATGCTTTTAGCCGGGTCTTCAATGGTATTCCTCGGAAGCCCGGCAGATTCAGAGGCCTGCATTGGGTCACCGCCAAATCCTTTACTCTCTTGCTGCATTAGAGCAAGAACAAGCGGCGTATATTCTTCAAGCTGGTACTCCGCAAGTTCCTTTGAAATCAGCGGCTCATACTTCTTCACATCTTCAAATGCGTCACTTGGATAAAAAACCGGCTGTTTCGTTTCTTCTGAATAAAGGATGGTCAGTATAAAAAAACCAAAAAACACAACTAGTAGAAAACCAATACTATTTTTAAGGAATTTTATCATGTTTTATTCTCCGTTCCCCTTTTCCCTTGTATTTATCATTATAATGATTCTAGCAATCTCATCAACAGAGAACATGCTTCCTTCTTCTAATCAACTTAAGAATAAGGTAGAATGGG contains these protein-coding regions:
- the thiC gene encoding phosphomethylpyrimidine synthase ThiC; the protein is MDFAFIKQFDGSKKMYKTGSREDIRVPFRKIELSQENEPVLVYDTSGPYTDQSAAIDIKKGLPEVRRNWIFERDDVEEYSGRKVKPEDNGRQEDITSNENVFTGERDVLRAKKNANVTQLHYARKGIITPEMEFIAIRENMDPEFIRSEVASGRAIIPANINHRESEPMIIGKHFHVKINANIGNSAVTSSIEEEVEKMTWAIKWGADNIMDLSTGKDIHTTREWIIRNSPVPVGTVPIYQALEKVKGIAEDLTWEVYRDTLIEQAEQGVDYFTIHAGVLLRYIPLTIKRTTGIVSRGGSILAGWCLAHHEENFLYTHFEEICEILKRYDISISLGDGLRPGSIADANDEAQFAELETLGELTKIAWKHDVQVMIEGPGHVPMHMIRENVEKQQEICHEAPFYTLGPLTTDIAPGYDHITSAIGAAMIGWFGTAMLCYVTPKEHLGLPNKDDVREGVIAYKIAAHAADLAKGHPNAQYRDDALSKARFEFRWEDQFNLSLDPDRAKEYHDETLPAEGAKTAHFCSMCGPKFCSMRISHDLRNTVKEQEIEEGLKQKSKEFVENGSAIYQ
- a CDS encoding FAD-dependent oxidoreductase, which gives rise to MKIAVIGCTHAGTAAVSNMTKLYPEAKITVYEKNDNVSFLSCGIALYVGGVVQDAQGLFYSSPQELENMGVTMKMKHAVTSIDSEAKTLTAENLEKGETFEDTYDKLVMTTGSWPIVPPLAGIQLNNIVLSKNFNHANKIIEKAKDAQKITVVGAGYIGIELVEAFESYGKEVTLIDSSDRILSKYLDQEYTEVIEEEFKNRGITLALGETVSKFEGENGNVSKVVTTKGAYETDLVVLCIGFKPNTGLLQGQVDMLDNGAIIVNEYMQTSNEDIFAAGDSCAILYNPTGKHAYIPLATNAVRMGTLAAKNLVKKTIKYMGTQGTSGIKIYENNIASTGMTETAASFMDMNVKSITILENDRPEFMPSYEPVTLKVIYEEETRRIVGAQVMSKADLTQSINTLSVCIQNRMTIDELGYVDFFFQPHYNKPWNFLNQAGLQAMQ
- a CDS encoding ABC transporter permease, yielding MKSTIEICRHILLFLLIVLSLILVVLFPRDVEIRAEGKAQTVIFDYQFSWSDYQENITSFFSGLYEEKSFGLTKYERTVEEELKLYFSRSIKIIVTALILSLFFGILKGVYDATHPNPLGMIFGKGFTWVLQAIPDFFLFLCLQWVLIIYFRDYVDIFGHENRYSFFYPALLVSIYPALYISRITAASFQEQAGKQYITVAHSKGLPQAVITFKHVFKNSAVQILNHTSSMMIYLLSNLLLVEYLLDYKGAAYRLYEAFHVTPVLSVGLNTAIEQNVIIVFGTCFMIMVLIVQITSGLIKRMIDPREGHEK
- a CDS encoding ABC transporter permease subunit; this translates as MRNKTLLFGSVMLAAILLISLIGPLFPFVQAGIEEQRMVFINSTTYERAPFPPSLQHPFGSDDDGRDILSLIIMGAKDTLLLIFSITAIRYLSAVVLAFLESSKKSPFRLLIYGLNGFAASLPLIFAAILFITMPMFTFSPNRVIWVILFLSLTDAGRVAFIIQQSISSLSHSQFVEAGVTVGNNALGLFIRYYLPNLLPDLIVQFFMDLGKVALLLGQLGILSIFVTQVFVQTTYGYGGLQNTSLNWSTLLGMARSDILRGFWIPFFPALSLTFLIFTFNMISEGLRQHFSRA
- the corA gene encoding magnesium/cobalt transporter CorA, with the translated sequence MIKTMAVDHSGSLIHSVDLKNFSLDSYKMVWLDIYPEKDWEGKLLKDLFNFHPLAIEDCFHFLQRPKLDYYDGYHFFVLHSINKETMEAEELDVFLSDKYIVTFHLHQSEETELLYEKIKQVNHVKSLTPNYVFYELLDKLVDFYFPRITEMEETLNALESGEFRIKEIMKQVFETRSGLLKLKRTIFPMRDLLYRLLNSERLSIPKSERTYFMNVYDHLIKLSELISANMDFTAEIRENYISVNSYRANTVMMTLTVITTIFMPLTFIAGVYGMNFENMPELRWEYGYFYVLGGMGFLSFMMFIWFKRKGWFDKDQI
- a CDS encoding ABC transporter permease, whose protein sequence is MMKLIKIEHMKLLFQKSTNVLFITLAVISILMAVISKRMFSGAGTDENVLGYVSLTTGFLFVLPFFSLVIAGAIVANEFSWGTIKFLLIRPVIRTKILLSKYITSVLFGLYFLLFYIALSVLLGLLFFGTAGGTGDTELMKGISLNYLTVLIEMIMITTFAFMISAVFRNSSLAIGLSMFITFSGKTFVQLLAHYNLEWGKYILFANTSLKQHLEGNRPLFEGTTMGFSIAVLCIYLCIFFAAAWAAFTKRDVSI
- a CDS encoding ABC transporter ATP-binding protein is translated as MEKVILSVKNLDKSIGQKQLLHQISLDVYEGEIFGLLGPNGSGKTTLIRAILGLIKIDSGEIRINRHSVHSEFEKAISHAGAIVENPEFYPFMTGYQNLSHFADMHGDISKKRIEDVVGLVHLKDAIHDKVGTYSLGMRQRLGIAQAILHKPKLLILDEPTNGLDPSGIRELRTYLRDLCEKENVSVIIASHLLKEVEELCTRAAIIRRGQIAAVNEIGSQKDELLKVRFELSEGERALQILKPEYSASIYNNGISLFIKKEDIPKINQILVQGKIDVYSIQPVYKSLEDSFIELTEEMLHDEVN
- a CDS encoding lysozyme family protein — translated: MIKFLKNSIGFLLVVFFGFFILTILYSEETKQPVFYPSDAFEDVKKYEPLISKELAEYQLEEYTPLVLALMQQESKGFGGDPMQASESAGLPRNTIEDPAKSIEQGVKYFQKSLQYGKERNVDELTVIQAYNMGTGYIDFIVKNGGKHSEDLAKEFSMIQVKKQPDIYNCGGDKGNFRYPYCYGDFTYSTKVQENVNSLSKTASAKKNDQM